Proteins from a single region of Chrysemys picta bellii isolate R12L10 chromosome 9, ASM1138683v2, whole genome shotgun sequence:
- the LOC101946328 gene encoding protein eva-1 homolog C-like isoform X5, whose amino-acid sequence MCVSATARQKLLDECQDQRWCQFSVHSPVFGPDPCPGTHKYLIVSYKCRPANHRIKTVCENDKLRLQCRAKSVLAIYSASYGRSMRGKPECDSANRTGLNVECLAPDALRRVSRKCHRKENCTILANKATFGDPCFPGVKKQLRVSYTCVPRQLFEEVGQDSPDPFSLSDYTHGGWYHGPMLSRLREDLMIFTSSLKTFAHLWGVPEKVGLYFLCGVSGGLVFLLCIFSPKMAFIQDMKEVLKDSKLGSSSELSQTKLRDDHDEDNHNDDSSSDSSFRRLTRTYRASNNIFSPELTAALEGAAEHRAQEGEEIWMLKDSSPYAIHKLKSATK is encoded by the exons aAACTTCTGGATGAGTGCCAGGACCAGCGCTGGTGCCAGTTCTCTGTGCATAGTCCAGTGTTTGGGCCCGACCCGTGTCCCGGGACACACAAGTACCTGATAGTTTCATACAAGTGCAGACCAG CTAACCACCGCATTAAGACCGTGTGTGAGAATGACAAGCTGAGGCTGCAGTGCAGGGCTAAATCTGTCCTAGCAATTTACTCCGCAAGCTATGGCAGATCCATGCGGGGCAAACCAGAGTGTGACTCTGCGAACAGGACTGGACTCAATGTAG AGTGCTTAGCTCCTGATGCCTTGAGGAGAGTCTCTCGGAAGTGTCACAGGAAGGAGAACtgcaccatcttggctaacaagGCCACCTTTGGTGACCCCTGCTTCCCTGGCGTGAAGAAACAGCTGAGGGTCTCCTATACATGTG TGCCAAGGCAGCTGTTTGAGGAGGTGGGCCAGGATTCTCCAGACCCCTTCTCGCTCTCCGACTACACACATG GTGGCTGGTACCATGGGCCGATGCTGTCCAGGCTCCGTGAAGATCTGATGATTTTTACTAGCTCTCTGAAAacgtttgcccacctctggg GTGTCCCCGAGAAGGTGGGCCTCTATTTTCTGTGTGGGGTCTCTGGAGGCCTGGTGTTCCTGCTTTGTATCTTCAGCCCCAAAATGGCCTTCATACAGGACATGAAGGAGGTCTTAAAAGACTCGAAACTGGGGAGCAGCTCAGAGCTAAGCCAGACCAAGTTACGGGATGACCACGACGAGGACAACCACAACGACGACAGCTCCTCAGACTCCTCATTCCGCCGCCTCACCCGCACCTACCGTGCATCCAACAACATCTTCAGCCCGGAGCTGACCGCAGCCCTGGAGGGTGCTGCTGAGCACAGGGCCCAAGAGGGAGAGGAGATCTGGATGCTCAAAGATTCCAGCCCCTACGCTATTCACAAACTCAAATCTGCTACCAAATGA
- the LOC135973364 gene encoding SRRM2 protein homolog rsr-2-like: MQADNRKRAPAWTMREVLDLIAVWGEDSVLAELRSKRRNAKTFEKISKGMMERGHNRDSEQCRVKVKELRQAYQKTKEANGRSGSEPRTCRFYAELHAILGGAATTTPPVIVDSGSGIVSSATPEDSADGGEEEEEDEDELAESTQHSVLPNSQDLFLTLTEVPSQASQASTQDSDPMEGTSAAANSSSLPPPSRRLSQIRRRKKRTRDEMFSEIMESSRSDRAHLNEWKETVSKYRKEASECEDRRDQREDRRDQREERRDTRDERWRQEDQRRQDAMLGLLREQTDMLRRLLELQEWLLENRLPLQPLFHPPPSPCSVSSSPRRVRTRGGGGGSVHLPIPPQ; this comes from the exons atgcaggctgataatcgaaaaagagcaccagcatggaccatgagggaggtactggatctgatcgctgtatggggagaggattcagtgcttgcagaacttcgttctaaaagacgaaatgccaaaacttttgaaaaaatctccaagggcatgatggagagaggccacaatagggactctgagcagtgccgcgtgaaagtcaaggagctcagacaagcctatcaaaaaacaaaggaggcaaacggtcgctccgggtcagagccgcggacatgccgcttctacgccgagctgcatgcaattctagggggggctgccaccactaccccacctgtgatcgtggattctgggtcggggatagtctcatcagcgacgcctgaggattctgccgatgggggagaggaggaggaggaggatgaggatgagcttgcagagagcacacagcactccgttctccccaacagccaggatctttttctcaccctgactgaagtaccctcccaagcctcccaagccagtacccaagactctgaccccatggaagggacctcag cagctgcaaattcctcaagcctccctcctccatcccgaaggttatcacagataaggcgtcgtaagaagagaacgcgagatgagatgttttctgaaattatggaatccagccgcagtgacagagctcatctgaatgagtggaaggaaacagtttcaaagtataggaaagaagccagtgaatgtgaggacaggagggaccaacgtgaggacaggagggaccaacgtgaggagaggagagacactcgagatgagaggtggcggcaggaagaccagaggaggcaggatgcaatgctggggctgctgcgtgagcaaacagacatgctccggcgtctgttggagcttcaggaatggctgctggaaaacagactgccgcttcagcccctgttccaccctcccccctccccatgttccgtatcctcctcacccagacgtgtaagaacgcgggggggggggggaggctccgtacaccttcccattccaccccagtag